GTGCGCGTTCCCGGCAGCCCGGTCGGTCGCAAAATGGGCTGGATGAAACTCAGTCGTGGCCATCAGGCCCTGCTGCCCGCAGACGCGGCGTATCAATTTGTCGCCGCACAGCCCGGCGTCGTCCTGCTGCAAACCCTGCACGGCGATCTCACCGTCGAGAAGTGGGCCGAGGTGTGCCAAGCATAGTGTGCCAGGTATAGCATCCAGGCATAGGGCGACAGACCCGAAGAGGAGAGACACCATGCCGAGTGCTTCAGATCCCCACCCCACCACCGGCTATACAAGCTTCCAGCTGGGCCGGTTCTCGTTCAGCCGAGACGAATATTTTGTGACCGTCAGCTGGCCCGCCCGGGAAACCCAGCTGTCTCACACCATGCCGGTTGACGCCTTCCTGCGCGCCCTGGTCCGAGACGTAGCCTGGGGCTTCTTCTACGGCTGGGTCAATTTCGACACCGTGCTGGGCACGCGCAACAGGTATGGCAGGGTGGAACTGTACGCCGGCCGGTATGACGACAGCTACCACCGGGCTGGCCTCGACTATGTCGAAAGTTTTGACACGCCCCAGATTCTGGACACCTTCCAGGCCATGCTGGCCGACTGGACCAACGCCGGCTTTGATCCCTTTGCCGCTCCGGCCGAGACCGGCACGTCCGTGTTTGGCAAAAAACACGGGACCAACAGAGCTGCGATTGAACGCCAGCGGGAGACATGCAAACGCATGCCGGGCTTACCCGGCGATGCCTCCCTGCGGTCGGACGAGAGCGGCTATCCGGTCAACCGGGCGTTTGCCGACGTGGACCAGGATGAACCGGAGGTCCACGCCGAGCCGGGCTTTGAGAATGAGGTCCACGCCTTCAACCTGTTCAAGTATCTGTCCCGCTCGGACGTGACCTGGAACCCGTCGGTCGTCTCGGTCTGCCGCAACAGCCTGTTCTGTCCGACCACCGAGGAACACATCCTGCCCGTCATCCACGGCAACGACCGGGTCGAGTGGTTCATTCAGCTCAGCGATCAGATCACCTGGCAGGTCAGCGACAAAGCAACTGGCCGACCCCGGGCGCGGGTCATCATGAAGCCGGGCGATGTGGCGGCCATGCCGGCCGATATTCGGCACCAAGGCTTCTCGCCCAAGCGGGCCATGCTGCTGGTGTGGGAAAATGCCACGCCGGGGCTGGCCGACAAATACGACGCGGGCGAGCTGTCGCCCTACCCGATTGCGCTGTAGTCGGCCGTACCCGGTTCGGTCTATACGGCCTGGGCCCGCTCCACGATCGGCGCCACCCGGTCGATACAGCCGAGCGGGTTACCCTCGGCAATCTCTTTGGCAAACGGCTGTGAGAAGAGCACAATCCGACTCGCCCCCGCATCCCGGAAGGCGGCCAGCTCGTCAGCCGACAGGCCGCCGTCTTTGGGATCGACAAAGGCCGACATCTGGAGAGCGTCAGGATCGCGCCCGGCTTCTCTGGTCAGCTCCCGAATGGTGTTGACCTTGGCTTTATAGTCCTCGGGATCAAACGCCAGCGGACACCAGCCGTCATAGGTACGGGCGACCCGTTCGAGCGCTTTTGGCACGTGTCCGCCCAGAAAGATCGGCGGACCGGACGGCTGGACCGGTTTGGGATCGCAATACACGGGCGGGAACTGAACCATTTCGCCCTGATAGCTCGGCTCCTGCTGGGTCCAGCACAGGCGCAGCGCCTCGGTCGTCTCACGCAGCCGTCTCCAGCGCAACCGAAAGCTGGTGCCCATGACCTCGGTCTCCTCCCGCAGCCAGCCCGCGCCGACCCCGATCATGACCCGACCGTTGGAGTACATGTCGAGGCTGGCAATGACCTTGGCCGTGATCAGCGGCTCGCGCTCCGGGAACAGACAGATGCCGGTCGCCAGCTTGAGGCGTGAGGTCACCGCCGCAGCCATGGTCAGGGCCACAAACGGGTCTGCCCAGCGGTTGTAGTGCCGGGGCAAGGTGCCTCCACCCGGGACTTCGGTTTTGAAGCCGACCGGAATCACCGGGTGTTCTGGAATCCACAGCGACTCAAAGCCGAGGCTCTCTACCCGCTGGGCAATGTCGGCAATGTTCTTGGTATCGGACGTGGCTGGAACGAGAATGCCAATTTCCATCTTCTCTCCCCCCTTTTCATAGCATTGGAATTGGAGAAAAACCGTTGCGAGCGTCGGGAGAACAAGGCGCGAGAAGACGAGAAACCGGAGTGTCCATAAGGGTACATGAGGATTTTGAGTCTTCGAGGAACGCCGGTATCCCAAGCGCAGCAGGTTTTTCCTTTAGTCGAGCGGAATGCTGTCCATGGGCAGCAGAAAGGCCCACAGGTCGCGTCGGACGCCGGCATTTTTCATGGCCAGCTGGGCCGAACGAATAACCTCGCCAGCCTTGGTCGCGTCCCGGTACCAGCGTGCGCTGGCCCAGGCTGCGGGCGTGTGATCGACGATGGCCAACGCCGCAGTCTCATAATAGCCCCGGATGTCCTGGGCCACCCGAGCCGGAATGCCGGGGATTCTGGCCTCTTTCCACGGCGTGCCCTGGGCGATCCGAATGAATGCCTCAAGCGCCTGCGGAATATCGTCGGGACTGAGCGTGCGCGTGGCGGCGCCCCGCTCGCCGTGCTCGGCCACCGCCCGGTCGTAGGCGGTCCGCAGACCACGCGCCTCATCCACCGCCGGGTGGGCATCAGAGTCATAGCGGGGCGGCAGCGCGCACACCAAAACCTCCGAACCCTCGTCGGCCACCCGCTCGGGAAAATCTTCCAGAGCCGGCTGGCTGCGCTCCAGCAGGGAAAAACCATGCGCCAGCACCCGATGCTGGAAGGCCGCATCGCCGGGCTTGCCAAGCGGACGGCCGAGCGGGAAGTCGCAGAACAGGCCGCGCGGCGGGACCGTGTTGACCAGCTGCTCACGGATCGAGCCGAGCACGATCGTCGCCATCCCGGCCGCCTCGAAAATATGGGCCAGCGTACTCACGGTACGCGTACACAGCGGTCACACCGGGGTGAGCACGACGACATCAACACCCTGCCCGCGCAGATAGGCCGCCCCGGCCGGGCCGCCGTCCATGCGGAGCTGGGCCAGGTCAAACTGGTTGCCGGCGTAGGCCAGGTGCTGGTCGGCCACCTGACCGATCCTGCCCTGAGCGGCGAGTTCATCCAGCCGGTCCAACGGAAATACCACGTTCAGATCGAGCGCCACGCCCGAGGCATCGAAGTTCGGACTCCAGTGGCCGACCAGATAGTCGCGCCGCGCGCTGTCGAGCACCCGATAGCTGGTATCCATGGGCGCAAAGTCATCCTGGTCGGGATGGTGGAGCGAGGCCGAGGTGACCAGCGCGACAGTCGCCCGCTCCAGCGGCGGAGGAACGCTGAAGGCCGGATTCTCAAACACCGGACACTCGATGTTGCGGACCGCATCTTTGATTTCAGTATCGGACATGCCGCCTCCTCAGTCGAGCTTGTAGACCCTGGCCACGTTCTCACCCAGGATGCCACACCGGGCCGCGTCGGTCATCGGCGCCACCATCTCGCCCAGTTCTTCCAGATACTTAGCGGGATGGTCGGGATGGGGATAATCGCTGGCCCAGAAAAACTTGTCCTCACCGACCATGCCGGTCAGCGCGCTGATGGTCCGCTCTTCCGGGTCGGCCGAGATATAGCACTGGCGCTTGAAGTAATACGAGGGCGGGTGTTTGAGCCTGACCGTTGCGCTGAGCGTCGTGCCTTTGAAGATGGCGTCGGCCCGGTCCAGGAAGTAGCCGATCCAACCGGCCTGCGACTCCAGCACCACGGTCCGCAGACGCGGGAAACGCTCGAACACGCCGAGCTGAAAAAAGGTGGCAAAGGCATGCTGCACCCCCTGGCCGGCAAACAGGTCGTTATACCAGGCCGCCCAGCCGAACTTGTCATAGCGGTGGTGGATGCTGAACTCGGGCGGCTCAAAGGTCGGATGAATGGCCAGCGGCACATCGAGGTCTTGGGCTGCGGCAAAAACCGCGTCGTGGCGTACGTCGCCGTGCGGGATACGCGTCATCGTGAACGGGGCGACAAAGGCGCCTTTGCAGCCGTCCTCGACGGCCCGCTGCAGCTCACGGGCGGCCTCTTCGGGCTCGCCCAGGGACAGATGGGCGATCGGCACCAGCCGTCCGCCGGAATCACGGCAAAAGTCGGCGATCCAGCGGTTATAGGCCCGACAATAGGCGGCCGAAAGCTCGGCATCGAACAGCTCGGCTTCCCACAACAGGCCGAGCGTGGGATACAGCACGGCCTTTTCCATGCCCTCCTGTTCGAGGAGTGCCAGCCGCTCCTTCATATCCATGGTGCCGAACGCGGCACCCCTCAGGTAGGTCTGCTCGGGTCCCATCCGAATGGCCCGCATGTCTTCCGGGCTGACCTCGCCGTCCATGGCCCTGCGGCGCAGCTGCTGGGCTTCCTCGACCTGCTTGCCCATGCCGCCCAGCGTCCCCAGCATGCCGGGTTTGATCAGCCTGGCCCGCTTTTGATCGACCTCCAGATACTCATAGCCATCCTCGCCGACCCGCAGGCGCAGAGCCCGCTCACGATAGCGGGGTTCGAGATAGGTTTCCCACAAATCGGGCGGTTCCAGAATATGTCCGTCACAATCAATCACTACAGGTTCTACCGTCATAACCTCCGTCCTCTCAGGTCTTTTCGTTGCGCCCACAGGTCAATCATGCCTGCGGCAGGCTCGTCAAGTAGCCCGCCGCTCTTGAGCCGCCATCCCTGAGCAGCTTCCCTGCATAGCTACTGCGACTTGAACGGCAAGTCACTAGTTATGCTAGGGCAACAACCTTGAAATGTACCAGGACCCGGCCTGACGGATAGTTGACATTTGTGACGATTATGGACAGTGTGGGCGTGTCACACGTGGGCAGTGTTTCAGCAAATGAAAGAGGAGGAGCCCCTTGTCCGCCGCGCTTTCAAAAGACGAACAGTCTGAGAGAACCCGGAGAGCCTTGATCGGCGTTGCCCGGGATATATTTACCGAGCAGGGCTATGCGCAAACCGCGACAGAAGAGATTGTGCGGCGCGCCGGGGTAACCAGAGGCGCGCTGTATTACCACTATCGCGACAAAGCCGCCCTGTTTAAGGCGGTGTTTGAGGAAGAGAGGACCGCCTTGATCCAAGCGGTTCTCGAGCGCATACAGGCGGCCGAGGGCGACACCTGGCAGCGCTTCGTTGTGACGGGCTGCCACGCTTTTATCGAACATACCTCAAACCCGACCGTGCGGCGTATTGTCCATACCGACGGTCCGGCGGTCCTTGACTGGGTCGCGCTGCAACAGAGCGGGCCGGGGCTAATGCTGTTGCGCACCGTGTTCACACGGCTGATGGCCGAGGGACTGATCGAAGAGCAGCCGGTCGAATCCCTGGCCCGCCTGGCCTGGGCCATGCTCTTTGAGGCGGCGATCTATATCGGTCAGGCTGGCGATAGTGCGGAAGCCCGTGAGGAAGTGCTCAACACGCTGCTTCGCCTCATCGCCGGATTGCGACCCGACCCCTAGACCGGAAAGTACGGGTTCATGGTGCGGGGGGAGCCGCTGGAGCCACTCCCGTCTGTACCCCGTCACCCAACAGGTTCCGGTAGGGTGCGGACGACGCAGA
This window of the Desulfurellaceae bacterium genome carries:
- a CDS encoding LLM class F420-dependent oxidoreductase, which codes for MEIGILVPATSDTKNIADIAQRVESLGFESLWIPEHPVIPVGFKTEVPGGGTLPRHYNRWADPFVALTMAAAVTSRLKLATGICLFPEREPLITAKVIASLDMYSNGRVMIGVGAGWLREETEVMGTSFRLRWRRLRETTEALRLCWTQQEPSYQGEMVQFPPVYCDPKPVQPSGPPIFLGGHVPKALERVARTYDGWCPLAFDPEDYKAKVNTIRELTREAGRDPDALQMSAFVDPKDGGLSADELAAFRDAGASRIVLFSQPFAKEIAEGNPLGCIDRVAPIVERAQAV
- a CDS encoding amidohydrolase, translated to MTVEPVVIDCDGHILEPPDLWETYLEPRYRERALRLRVGEDGYEYLEVDQKRARLIKPGMLGTLGGMGKQVEEAQQLRRRAMDGEVSPEDMRAIRMGPEQTYLRGAAFGTMDMKERLALLEQEGMEKAVLYPTLGLLWEAELFDAELSAAYCRAYNRWIADFCRDSGGRLVPIAHLSLGEPEEAARELQRAVEDGCKGAFVAPFTMTRIPHGDVRHDAVFAAAQDLDVPLAIHPTFEPPEFSIHHRYDKFGWAAWYNDLFAGQGVQHAFATFFQLGVFERFPRLRTVVLESQAGWIGYFLDRADAIFKGTTLSATVRLKHPPSYYFKRQCYISADPEERTISALTGMVGEDKFFWASDYPHPDHPAKYLEELGEMVAPMTDAARCGILGENVARVYKLD
- a CDS encoding TetR/AcrR family transcriptional regulator encodes the protein MSAALSKDEQSERTRRALIGVARDIFTEQGYAQTATEEIVRRAGVTRGALYYHYRDKAALFKAVFEEERTALIQAVLERIQAAEGDTWQRFVVTGCHAFIEHTSNPTVRRIVHTDGPAVLDWVALQQSGPGLMLLRTVFTRLMAEGLIEEQPVESLARLAWAMLFEAAIYIGQAGDSAEAREEVLNTLLRLIAGLRPDP